A portion of the Lampris incognitus isolate fLamInc1 chromosome 9, fLamInc1.hap2, whole genome shotgun sequence genome contains these proteins:
- the acbd7 gene encoding acyl-CoA-binding domain-containing protein 7, translating into MSHKAEFEKMAEDVKKVKTRPTDQELLDLYGLYKQAIVGDINIDKPGMMDMKGKAKWEAWNTRKGKSTEDAMAAYITVAKQIITKYGM; encoded by the exons GCAGAATTTGAGAAGATGGCTGAGGACGTCAAGAAGGTGAAGACAAGACCTACAGACCAGGAGCTGCTGGATCTGTATGGGCTTTATAAGCAGGCAATCGTCGGAGACATTAACATTG ATAAACCTGGAATGATGGACATGAAAGGAAAAGCCAAGTGGGAGGCATGGAACACAAGAAAAG GAAAGTCCACGGAGGACGCCATGGCGGCCTACATCACAGTTGCAAAGCAAATCATCACCAAATATGGGATGTGA
- the LOC130118108 gene encoding peroxisomal carnitine O-octanoyltransferase-like isoform X2, protein MANKVPERTFQYQDSLPPLPVPSLEGTLSKYLDAVRPFASEEEYQTTVDIVRKFKEGVGRDLHQRLLQRARKKRNWLEDWWLDKAYLEVRIPSQLNVNFGGPAPYLEHCWPPTEGTQLERASVGTWHTLQYWNLIRTERLTPQTAGNIAFDMEQYRMLFNTCKVPGVNKDVLVNYFKTESEGPCPSHVVVMCRGRIFSFDAVCDGQILSPPELLRQLRFVRERCEGEPEGDGVAALTTEERTCWAKAREHLISIDSANKTILETIQSSLFVISLDDAKPYSTPENYTAMTLEALTGDPATRWGDKSYNSISFADGTFGSNCDHAPYDAMVMVSLCYYVDQQIKATDGQWKGPDTVRPMPLPRELVFTVDDKVRSDISHARNQYLETTQNLQAACHAFTSFGKADVKQRKLHPDTFVQLAMQLAYYRMHGRPGSCYETATTRRFYHGRTETMRPCTPEAVSWCQTMLDHTCSADARRKAMLLAFDKHNKLMAEAQNGKGFDRHLLGLYLIAQEEGLPTPDLFMDPLYAKRW, encoded by the exons ATGGCTAACAAAGTACCCGAGCGGACCTTTCAGTACCAAGACAGCCTGCCACCGCTTCCTGTGCCATCACTGGAGGGCACTCTTTCCAAGTACCTGGATGCAG TGCGTCCCTTTGCATCGGAGGAGGAATACCAGACTACAGTGGATATCGTGAGGAAATTTAAAGAGGGCGTAGGCCGAGACCTGCACCAGAGGCTACTGCAGAGAGCCAGAAAGAAGAGGAACTGG CTGGAGGATTGGTGGCTTGACAAAGCTTATCTGGAGGTCCGTATCCCCTCTCAGCTGAATGTGAACTTTGGGGGCCCGGCACCCTACTTGGAGCACTGCTGGCCCCCTACAGAAGGAACACAACTGGAGAGGGCCAGTGTTGGCACATGGCACACGCTGCAATACTGGAACCTGATTCGcac GGAGAGGCtgacccctcagacagctggaaATATTGCATTTGATATGGAGCAGTACAGAATGTTGTTTAATACCTGCAAAGTACCCGGAGTTAACAAGGATGTTCTTGTCAACTACTTTAAGACTG AGAGCGAGGGTCCCTGCCCCTCCCATGTGGTGGTGATGTGCCGTGGACGAATCTTCTCATTTGACGCAGTTTGTGATGGACAGATTCTGTCTCCGCCGGAGCTGCTCAG GCAGCTGAGGTTTGTGAGGGAGCGTTGTGAGGGAGAGCCAGAGGGAGATGGAGTCGCTGCTCTCACCACAGAGGAGAGAACCTGTTGGGCTAAG GCCAGGGAGCATCTGATAAGTATCGATTCAGCCAACAAGACGATCCTGGAGACCATCCAGAGCAGTCTGTTCGTCATATCTCTGGATGATGCCAAACCGTACTCCACCCCAGAGAACTACACCGCG ATGACCCTGGAGGCCCTTACAGGCGACCCTGCCACCCGCTGGGGGGACAAATCCTATAATTCAATCTCTTTTGCAGATGGCACTTTTGGATCAAACTGTGAT CATGCACCATATGATGCCATGGTGATGGTTTCTCTGTGTTATTATGTGGACCAGCAAATCAAAGCTACAGATGGCCAATGGAAG GGCCCAGACACCGTCAGACCTATGCCTCTGCCCAGGGAACTTGTGTTCACTGTGGACGATAAGGTCAGGAGTGACATCAGCCATGCCAGAAACCAGTACCTGGAGACG ACACAGAACCTGCAGGCGGCGTGCCACGCCTTCACTTCCTTTGGAAAAGCAGACGTCAAACAGAGGAAACTGCATCCTGACACTTTTGTTCAACTGGCGATGCAGCTAGCCTACTACAGAATGCACGGCAG GCCAGGTAGCTGTTACGAGACAGCGACGACTCGCAGGTTTTACCACGGCAGGACCGAGACCATGCGACCCTGCACCCCGGAGGCTGTCAGCTGGTGTCAGACAATGCTTGACCATACATgtagt GCTGACGCCAGGAGGAAAGCCATGCTGCTGGCCTTCGACAAGCACAACAAACTGATGGCCGAAGCCCAGAATGGAAAAG GTTTTGACAGACATCTCCTCGGCCTATATCTTATCGCCCAGGAGGAGGGACTTCCTACACCAGATCTCTTCATGGACCCTCTCTATGCTAAGAG GTGGTGA
- the LOC130118108 gene encoding peroxisomal carnitine O-octanoyltransferase-like isoform X1: protein MANKVPERTFQYQDSLPPLPVPSLEGTLSKYLDAVRPFASEEEYQTTVDIVRKFKEGVGRDLHQRLLQRARKKRNWLEDWWLDKAYLEVRIPSQLNVNFGGPAPYLEHCWPPTEGTQLERASVGTWHTLQYWNLIRTERLTPQTAGNIAFDMEQYRMLFNTCKVPGVNKDVLVNYFKTESEGPCPSHVVVMCRGRIFSFDAVCDGQILSPPELLRQLRFVRERCEGEPEGDGVAALTTEERTCWAKAREHLISIDSANKTILETIQSSLFVISLDDAKPYSTPENYTAMTLEALTGDPATRWGDKSYNSISFADGTFGSNCDHAPYDAMVMVSLCYYVDQQIKATDGQWKGPDTVRPMPLPRELVFTVDDKVRSDISHARNQYLETTQNLQAACHAFTSFGKADVKQRKLHPDTFVQLAMQLAYYRMHGRPGSCYETATTRRFYHGRTETMRPCTPEAVSWCQTMLDHTCSADARRKAMLLAFDKHNKLMAEAQNGKGFDRHLLGLYLIAQEEGLPTPDLFMDPLYAKSGGGGNFVLSSSLVGYTTVLGAVVPMVHHGYGFFYRIRDDRIVACITAWKSDPETDAEALFHNLRTSFHDMLQLATTSQL, encoded by the exons ATGGCTAACAAAGTACCCGAGCGGACCTTTCAGTACCAAGACAGCCTGCCACCGCTTCCTGTGCCATCACTGGAGGGCACTCTTTCCAAGTACCTGGATGCAG TGCGTCCCTTTGCATCGGAGGAGGAATACCAGACTACAGTGGATATCGTGAGGAAATTTAAAGAGGGCGTAGGCCGAGACCTGCACCAGAGGCTACTGCAGAGAGCCAGAAAGAAGAGGAACTGG CTGGAGGATTGGTGGCTTGACAAAGCTTATCTGGAGGTCCGTATCCCCTCTCAGCTGAATGTGAACTTTGGGGGCCCGGCACCCTACTTGGAGCACTGCTGGCCCCCTACAGAAGGAACACAACTGGAGAGGGCCAGTGTTGGCACATGGCACACGCTGCAATACTGGAACCTGATTCGcac GGAGAGGCtgacccctcagacagctggaaATATTGCATTTGATATGGAGCAGTACAGAATGTTGTTTAATACCTGCAAAGTACCCGGAGTTAACAAGGATGTTCTTGTCAACTACTTTAAGACTG AGAGCGAGGGTCCCTGCCCCTCCCATGTGGTGGTGATGTGCCGTGGACGAATCTTCTCATTTGACGCAGTTTGTGATGGACAGATTCTGTCTCCGCCGGAGCTGCTCAG GCAGCTGAGGTTTGTGAGGGAGCGTTGTGAGGGAGAGCCAGAGGGAGATGGAGTCGCTGCTCTCACCACAGAGGAGAGAACCTGTTGGGCTAAG GCCAGGGAGCATCTGATAAGTATCGATTCAGCCAACAAGACGATCCTGGAGACCATCCAGAGCAGTCTGTTCGTCATATCTCTGGATGATGCCAAACCGTACTCCACCCCAGAGAACTACACCGCG ATGACCCTGGAGGCCCTTACAGGCGACCCTGCCACCCGCTGGGGGGACAAATCCTATAATTCAATCTCTTTTGCAGATGGCACTTTTGGATCAAACTGTGAT CATGCACCATATGATGCCATGGTGATGGTTTCTCTGTGTTATTATGTGGACCAGCAAATCAAAGCTACAGATGGCCAATGGAAG GGCCCAGACACCGTCAGACCTATGCCTCTGCCCAGGGAACTTGTGTTCACTGTGGACGATAAGGTCAGGAGTGACATCAGCCATGCCAGAAACCAGTACCTGGAGACG ACACAGAACCTGCAGGCGGCGTGCCACGCCTTCACTTCCTTTGGAAAAGCAGACGTCAAACAGAGGAAACTGCATCCTGACACTTTTGTTCAACTGGCGATGCAGCTAGCCTACTACAGAATGCACGGCAG GCCAGGTAGCTGTTACGAGACAGCGACGACTCGCAGGTTTTACCACGGCAGGACCGAGACCATGCGACCCTGCACCCCGGAGGCTGTCAGCTGGTGTCAGACAATGCTTGACCATACATgtagt GCTGACGCCAGGAGGAAAGCCATGCTGCTGGCCTTCGACAAGCACAACAAACTGATGGCCGAAGCCCAGAATGGAAAAG GTTTTGACAGACATCTCCTCGGCCTATATCTTATCGCCCAGGAGGAGGGACTTCCTACACCAGATCTCTTCATGGACCCTCTCTATGCTAAGAG CGGCGGGGGTGGTAACTTCGTGTTGTCATCCAGTCTGGTGGGCTACACAACCGTTCTGGGGGCTGTGGTTCCCATGGTGCACCATGGCTACGGTTTCTTCTACCGCATCAGAGACGACAG GATTGTAGCTTGCATCACAGCATGGAAATCTGACCCGGAGACCGACGCAGAGGCACTTTTCCACAACCTGCGGACCTCCTTCCATGATATGCTCCAGCTGGCAACCACCTCTCAGCTGTAA
- the LOC130118107 gene encoding peroxisomal carnitine O-octanoyltransferase-like, with the protein MANQVSESLSERTFRYQDSLPPLPVPSLEGTLSKYLDAVRPFASEEEYQTTVDIVRKFKEGVGRDLHQRLLQRARKKRNWLEEWWLDKAYLEVRIPSQLNANFGGPSPYLEHCWSPTEGTQLERASVGTWHTLQYWNLIRTERLTPQTAGNIAFDMEQYRMLFNTCKVPGVNKDVLVNCFKTESEGPCPSHVVVMCHGRIFTFDAVCDGQILSPPELLRQLRFVRERCEGEPEGDGVAALTTEERTCWAKAREHLISIDSANKTILETIQSSLFVISLDDAKPYSTPENYTAMTLEALTGDPAIRWGDKSYNLISFADGTFGSNCDHAPYDGMVMVSLCYYVDQQIKATDGQWKGPDTIRPMPLPRELVFTVDDKVKSDISHARNQYLETTQNLQVACYAFTSFGKAAVKQRKLHPDTFVQLAMQLAYYRMHGRPGSCYETATTRGFYHGRTETMRSCTLEAVSWCRTMLDHTCSADARRKAMLLASNKHNKLMAEAQNGKGFDRHLLGLYLIAQEEGLPTPGLFMDPLYAKSGGGGNFVLSSSLAGYTTVLGAVVPMVHHGYSFFYCIRDDRIVACITAWKSDPETDAEALFHNLRTSFHDMLQLATTSQL; encoded by the exons ATGGCTAATCAAGTATCCGAGTCCCTGTCCGAGCGGACCTTTCGGTACCAAGACAGCCTGCCGCCACTTCCTGTACCATCTCTGGAGGGCACTCTTTCCAAGTACCTGGATGCAG TGCGTCCCTTTGCATCGGAGGAGGAATACCAGACTACAGTGGATATTGTGAGGAAATTTAAAGAGGGCGTAGGCCGAGACCTGCACCAGAGGCTACTGCAGAGAGCCAGAAAGAAGAGGAACTGG CTGGAGGAATGGTGGCTTGACAAAGCTTATCTGGAGGTCCGTATCCCCTCTCAGCTGAATGCGAACTTTGGGGGCCCGTCGCCTTACTTGGAGCACTGCTGGTCCCCTACAGAAGGAACACAACTGGAGAGGGCCAGTGTTGGCACATGGCACACGCTGCAATACTGGAACCTGATACGcac GGAGAGGCtgacccctcagacagctggaaATATTGCATTTGATATGGAGCAGTACAGAATGTTGTTTAATACCTGCAAAGTACCCGGAGTTAACAAGGATGTTCTTGTCAACTGCTTTAAGACTG AGAGCGAGGGTCCCTGCCCCTCCCATGTGGTGGTGATGTGCCATGGCCGAATCTTCACATTTGACGCAGTTTGTGATGGACAGATTCTGTCTCCGCCGGAGCTGCTCAG GCAGCTGAGGTTTGTGAGGGAGCGTTGTGAGGGAGAGCCAGAGGGAGATGGAGTCGCTGCTCTCACCACAGAGGAGAGAACCTGTTGGGCTAAG GCCAGGGAGCATCTGATAAGTATCGATTCAGCCAACAAGACGATCCTGGAGACCATCCAGAGCAGTCTGTTCGTCATATCTCTGGATGATGCCAAACCGTACTCCACCCCAGAGAACTACACCGCG ATGACCCTGGAGGCCCTTACAGGCGACCCTGCCATCCGCTGGGGGGACAAATCCTATAATTTAATCTCTTTCGCAGATGGCACTTTTGGATCAAACTGTGAT CATGCACCATATGATGGCATGGTGATGGTGTCTCTGTGTTATTATGTGGACCAGCAAATCAAAGCTACAGATGGCCAATGGAAG GGCCCAGACACCATCAGACCTATGCCTCTGCCCAGGGAACTTGTGTTCACTGTGGACGATAAGGTCAAGAGTGACATCAGCCATGCCAGAAACCAGTACCTGGAGACG ACACAGAACCTGCAGGTGGCGTGCTACGCCTTCACTTCCTTTGGAAAAGCAGCCGTCAAACAAAGGAAGCTGCATCCTGACACTTTTGTTCAACTGGCGATGCAGCTAGCCTACTACAGAATGCACGGCAG GCCAGGTAGCTGTTACGAGACAGCGACGACTCGCGGGTTTTACCACGGCAGGACTGAGACCATGCGATCCTGCACCCTGGAGGCTGTCAGCTGGTGTCGGACAATGCTTGACCATACATgtagt GCTGACGCCAGGAGGAAAGCCATGCTGCTGGCCTCCAACAAGCACAACAAACTGATGGCCGAAGCCCAGAATGGAAAAG GTTTTGACAGACATCTCCTCGGCCTATATCTTATCGCCCAGGAGGAGGGACTTCCTACACCAGGTCTCTTCATGGACCCTCTCTATGCTAAGAG CGGCGGGGGTGGTAACTTCGTGTTGTCATCCAGTCTGGCGGGCTACACAACCGTCCTGGGGGCTGTGGTTCCCATGGTGCACCATGGCTACAGTTTCTTCTACTGCATCAGAGACGACAG GATTGTAGCTTGCATCACAGCATGGAAATCTGACCCGGAGACCGACGCAGAGGCACTTTTCCACAACCTGCGGACCTCCTTCCATGATATGCTCCAGCTGGCAACCACCTCTCAGCTGTAA